CCGCCAAAATACAGAGCGGGGCCAAGATGGCATGTTGTCGCCCTTCTTCGTAACTACCAAATGTGGCCAGAATGGTCATCACCGCCATGCAGAAACCAATCAAGTAGCTGCCGGCGTCCCCCATAAAGATCTTAGCTGGCGGCCGATTATGCCACAGAAAACCGAGAATCGACCCAGTGAGCACCAGCAAAAAACCGCCGACAAAGAGTTGCGGCCCAGCCGTTGTCGGGTCGGGGGCAAGAAGTAAAACCGAGGCCAGCATGAACGAACCGATCCCGGCAATCCCCGCCGACAGTCCATCCATGTTGTCGAGCATATTGAACGAGTTAATTAACGCGACAATCCAAAACACCGTGACGATATCAGGGATCACTGGAACGTGGACAAAGAAACTGAGCTTCCAACCAAGTCCCCAGACCACGACGCCAGCAACACCGAATTGAATCGCCAGACGTATCTTCCAGCCAAGCCCCATCAAATCGTCGAGTAACCCGACGGTTGCCAAAATGGTGGCCAGCCCTAGCAAGATCCAAAGCGAGACCGACTTGTCGAGGTAGCCAGCCAAATGTGGCTGAACGAATTGCCAGCTTTTCTCCAAAAGCGGCCAGCCGAAGCTGATATCAGGACTGCTCGCAGCGATCCAAACCAACAATTGAGCGACAGCGAAAGGAACGACCAGCCCCAGCCAAATCCCAATGCCACCTCCCAGAGGCGTGGGCGTAACATGGACTTTGCGAGCCGATGGCTGATCGACCAACCCCAAACTAGGGGCAAAACGTCGGACGATACCAGTGGCCACCCCCGCGATAATCATGCCCGGCAAGATGGCCGCGACAACGAAAGCAAACGCACTAATTGGGCTCCAAGCCACTTATTATCCCGCTTTGTCTTGAAGTTCGAGAGGCAAACGCAAAAACGCCATTCTATTTCAAGATTGTCGTCAGCGTAGTGCCCACGATTAGCCACACGGGATTCAAACCGGCGAAAGTGACGATTAAGCCGATTGCAGCGAATTTCGCAAATATTCACGACAACGATTGAAGAACTCGTGAAACTCAGGGCGTTGATAGTCTGGATAAGTCCACGGCCACGCCTCCCACGCCTTGCGGCGGTAGTGCAAAGTTACCTCGGCGTAGATACCGTCCCGCAAATAAATGCGATGATCGCGGTCTTTCGTAGTGGCCAGGACCAACTTCGCCTCAGAAATGTAGCCAGGGTCCAGATTCAACGGGCGTTCAACCGGCAATTGCCTCTCTTGGGCGTGCTGCTCCTCCCATAGGTTCGACTCACGCTTCCAGTCGGGCAAGTCGCCAGAAGACTGCAAGTCGGCGAAAGCCCAGAATTGCTTACTTTGACCAGGCCCCATCTCTTGATCGTAGTAGGTTGTTTCAGTGAGTAGGAACGGCTCGCTCTTCAGTTCGATCGGCCCCCAATGCTTCTCCGCGAATTCGGCCCCCCACGCCAACGAGTCGGGATAACAACTGAATGCCGCGACGATACGTAAGACAGGTCGTGGCGTGCTGATGTCTCCCAAAATGAGTTCTCCCGCTCAGATTTAACGTTTCGAAATGGCTTTTAGTTTCAAGCGATGAGCGTCACGCCCAGCAAGCGGCCCCAATCGCAAGGTACGATATCTTACAAGAAATAAAAAATGCCGCAGGTGGCGCCACCTGCGGCATTTTTATAACTTTCGTCGTTCGACGATCTTCAAACCTTAGAAGGTGAAGATGGCGTCGAAACCGGCGAACACACAATCGTCGTGCGTGCCTTCGGCGTACGGCGTGCCATTGCCACCGTGGATCGCGTCGAACTTCTCGAAGCGAACTTCAGGACGAACGATCAGGTTTGCAGTTGGCTTCCAGTTCAAACCAACGGTCGTGGCGTAGTAGCTACCAGGACCGAAACCAACGCGGCTACCGTCTTCGTCGCAGAACCATTCTGCACGAACACCAGCACTCCAGCAGTCGTTGATTTCTTTGAACAGGTACTGGTTAACACCGTACCAGTAGTTGTTCTTCGCACCGCCTGGCTGGTTCGATTGAACGCCCAGGTCGTGTTGGAAGACGTAGCTCCATCCACAGCCCATGTCGTGGGTCAGCACGAAGCTGTTCATGTAGACGTTACCACCGTTGGTCTTACCCCAGTCACCGGCGTTGACGGCCCAAGTGACGGTGGTGCTATCCGACAGGTCGCGGCTGATACCGCCAAGGAAAGTCGCTTGGCCTTCCCAGTTGTCGAATGCAGTGTCCCAACCGTTGACGTAACCGCCCCAAAGTGTGGTGTCTTCGAGACCACTGTAGGTCGCGAGAATACCACCGTGGGTGAACGGTTCGCCGTAGTTCATCGTGTAAGCGTACGAGGTGAAGAAGTTGTCAGGAGCGGTAACCACTTCGTAACCAATGATGGTGTAGAAGTGACCCATCTTGACTTCCCAATCGCCCCAAGCAGCCGTCAGGTAAGCTTGAGGAATGGCCGAACCGTACAGCTGTTCGCCGTCAGCGGTCGTAGCCGAATCCCAGCCGTTGTCCCAACGGTGACGATCGCCGTAACCAAAAGCTTGCGTATCCGGACCGTCAGCACCGAACATCGCGTCAACTCGGTAACCCAAGTCGAAGCAATAGGTTTCAGCGTCCGCAGCCTTTTCAGCGTACAACCAAGCTTGGTTGAGCGTGAAGGCGTTGGAGATCTGACGGAAAGCAACCGGAGCATTACCGTTGTTGGTGTAGACGCCGCGGAAGTTACCGTAGTAACCGCCCGAGATCCAACCACCGATGGTCACGCCACAGTCGTTTTCGCCGAATAAGGTCCAAGGATCGCCATGATCACAGCATCCGAAGAGGCCACCGCCACAGCTGCTTCCGCAACCACAGCCCATGCCACAATCGGATCCACAAGTCAAAGCGGCGTCGCCACACGTAGCAGCGTCCGTCGCACAACCGCAATCGGAAGCGATTGCGTTGTAGCTCACGGGGCTGGCACCGTAGTATCCAGCTTCCTGAGCCGATGCGGCGGACGAACCGCCCACCATCATTGCGGCTGCCAACATGGCGGCCTTCCAATCCATTTTCATCGTAAAACTCCCTCCAATTCCCAGGAATTCGTGAGCGTCTAAAAAACGCGAATTACCCAACCCGCCGCTCGGTTGCCTAATCGCCCGTGTCCATCGGGGCGGGTAATAAAACTTACGCCTCCGAGTCCTACCTCTTAATGATCAGCTCGGTACTTGCCTGTCAGGGCAACCCAAGAGATCCATCGCCGCCAAGAGGTACGAAACGGCAGGCGTAGCGTCTCGCAGCTAGTCCAGGTTTAGTTGCTTTATCGAGACAACCTGTGCTGAAATTAACTTAGGAATGTTTGAGCCGGCATCTTTGCGATACCGGCAATCTCAACGCACTTGCCCCAAACTCACACCAACTAATAAAACAGTAAGAAGCGAGCCCTCACGAACACCCCACAGAGGGGCTACACCCGCCCGTGTTTTCCACAAACTTCCGTGGAAACGACGCCAACCTGACAAATCCCTTGAGTTTTGGTCGCCTTTAGGTAAGAATTGCGATTGGTAACGGAATGTGCCAGCTTTCTCACTCAATCTCTCGTCTGTGCCGGCTCTCGATTCGCCCGGAAGGTCTACTAGATATGAATCAATCTCTCCCACGCGCGATAAGCGCACGTCGTGGCTTTACGCTTGTGGAATTGCTGGTCGTGATTGCGATCATCGGTATCTTGGTCGGGCTAACACTGCCAGCAGTGCAAGCCGCACGAGAGGCCGCACGCCGAGCGCAATGCCAAAACAACTTGAAGCAGCTCGGTTTGGCGCTCCAAATTAAGATGACGGAAGCTAAGGCTTTGCCACTTGCCGTCGATCCAAACAACCACACCTGGATCACGAAGATCTTGCCTGAAATTGAACAGGGCAATATCTACTCGAACATCAACCTCACCGTTGCTGCAAATGACACGTCGAGTTCGGCGAATGCGACCCAACTGACGTTCCAATTGGAAGCGTTGGAATGCCCATCCGATCCACAGAATGGCCAGAATGCATCGTTTGGCGGCATTGGAACAACGAACTATACCGGTTCTGAAGGTTGGATCTCGAATGTCGGCGGTCAACAGTGGGATTCCACAGTTGCAACGAATGCCTCATCCGTTGCTCGCCCGTACACCTTCCCAGCAGCAGCATCTGGTCCTTATAGTGCCTTCGCTGGTACCCCCCGCTTGGACCTTGGTGGCATCTTCCGCCCAGGGCTTCAAACTTCTTCCGCTAAGATTCGCGATGGTCTGTCGAACACCGTCATGCTTGCCGAGCAAGTTGTTGGTGGTTTTGCTTACCCAGGTGGTGCACCATCGTCGGAAACGGAAGCTGGACAAGCTAATGTAGGTGAGCAAGGCTTTGCCGAATCGGGCAAGATCCGGGCTGCTTTGTTTGGTGTTTATGGCGCCACACCGAACAATACTTTTGCAACCACCGGCGCCGCCTCGC
The Blastopirellula marina genome window above contains:
- a CDS encoding MraY family glycosyltransferase, giving the protein MAWSPISAFAFVVAAILPGMIIAGVATGIVRRFAPSLGLVDQPSARKVHVTPTPLGGGIGIWLGLVVPFAVAQLLVWIAASSPDISFGWPLLEKSWQFVQPHLAGYLDKSVSLWILLGLATILATVGLLDDLMGLGWKIRLAIQFGVAGVVVWGLGWKLSFFVHVPVIPDIVTVFWIVALINSFNMLDNMDGLSAGIAGIGSFMLASVLLLAPDPTTAGPQLFVGGFLLVLTGSILGFLWHNRPPAKIFMGDAGSYLIGFCMAVMTILATFGSYEEGRQHAILAPLCILAVPLYDLVTVLYIRIRQGRSPFQPDKCHFSHRLVEIGFSKTTAVLLIYLLTATCGLGALLLHRVDRVGAVLVLLLVFCVLSLIALIEQAARRKERNRSE
- a CDS encoding DUF4416 family protein, whose protein sequence is MGDISTPRPVLRIVAAFSCYPDSLAWGAEFAEKHWGPIELKSEPFLLTETTYYDQEMGPGQSKQFWAFADLQSSGDLPDWKRESNLWEEQHAQERQLPVERPLNLDPGYISEAKLVLATTKDRDHRIYLRDGIYAEVTLHYRRKAWEAWPWTYPDYQRPEFHEFFNRCREYLRNSLQSA
- a CDS encoding porin — encoded protein: MKMDWKAAMLAAAMMVGGSSAASAQEAGYYGASPVSYNAIASDCGCATDAATCGDAALTCGSDCGMGCGCGSSCGGGLFGCCDHGDPWTLFGENDCGVTIGGWISGGYYGNFRGVYTNNGNAPVAFRQISNAFTLNQAWLYAEKAADAETYCFDLGYRVDAMFGADGPDTQAFGYGDRHRWDNGWDSATTADGEQLYGSAIPQAYLTAAWGDWEVKMGHFYTIIGYEVVTAPDNFFTSYAYTMNYGEPFTHGGILATYSGLEDTTLWGGYVNGWDTAFDNWEGQATFLGGISRDLSDSTTVTWAVNAGDWGKTNGGNVYMNSFVLTHDMGCGWSYVFQHDLGVQSNQPGGAKNNYWYGVNQYLFKEINDCWSAGVRAEWFCDEDGSRVGFGPGSYYATTVGLNWKPTANLIVRPEVRFEKFDAIHGGNGTPYAEGTHDDCVFAGFDAIFTF
- a CDS encoding DUF1559 domain-containing protein, which translates into the protein MNQSLPRAISARRGFTLVELLVVIAIIGILVGLTLPAVQAAREAARRAQCQNNLKQLGLALQIKMTEAKALPLAVDPNNHTWITKILPEIEQGNIYSNINLTVAANDTSSSANATQLTFQLEALECPSDPQNGQNASFGGIGTTNYTGSEGWISNVGGQQWDSTVATNASSVARPYTFPAAASGPYSAFAGTPRLDLGGIFRPGLQTSSAKIRDGLSNTVMLAEQVVGGFAYPGGAPSSETEAGQANVGEQGFAESGKIRAALFGVYGATPNNTFATTGAASPAYPYSATGLTPGPGSAQVYGPTHIAYNNINNDWPGASTAHNVCQFAFADGSVNSASLTIDHRVWVQLNAMADGSVLDQTAY